In a genomic window of Thermosynechococcus sp. CL-1:
- a CDS encoding cobalt-precorrin-6A reductase codes for MTGAIWLIGGTQESRWIAQLIVCQGFPCWVSVTTAAACHLYDAHPLLSCHIERLTPERAREFIEQHSIRAVVDASHPFAVAISALAIAISQEFGLPYLRFERPAFPPVLGIYTDLPTLLQGNLLMGERVLLTLGVKHLAAFVPLQRQATLFARILPTTSALEAALAAGFDRQRLIAIFPPVSRELERALWQQWQITTVVTKASGTESEQIKQAIARELGVKLITLQRPPMVYPRQTSDRAGIEAFLQELATSKQSDQSPPPNY; via the coding sequence GTGACTGGGGCGATTTGGCTGATTGGCGGCACCCAAGAGAGTCGCTGGATTGCCCAATTAATTGTCTGCCAAGGGTTTCCCTGCTGGGTGAGCGTGACCACAGCGGCGGCCTGCCATCTTTATGACGCGCATCCGTTGTTGAGTTGCCATATCGAGCGCTTGACCCCTGAGCGTGCCCGTGAGTTTATCGAGCAACATTCGATTCGAGCCGTAGTGGATGCATCCCATCCCTTTGCGGTGGCAATCTCTGCCCTTGCCATTGCCATCAGCCAAGAATTTGGCTTGCCCTACCTGCGCTTTGAACGCCCAGCATTTCCGCCAGTTCTTGGCATCTATACTGATTTGCCAACACTGCTGCAAGGGAATCTCCTCATGGGTGAGCGGGTGTTGCTGACCCTAGGAGTCAAACATTTGGCAGCTTTTGTGCCCCTCCAGCGTCAGGCTACCCTCTTTGCACGGATTTTGCCCACAACAAGCGCACTGGAGGCTGCCTTGGCGGCGGGGTTCGATCGCCAGCGCTTAATTGCCATTTTCCCCCCCGTATCGCGAGAGTTAGAGCGCGCCCTCTGGCAACAGTGGCAGATTACAACGGTGGTGACCAAGGCCTCGGGTACCGAGAGTGAGCAGATCAAACAGGCGATTGCCCGTGAGCTGGGGGTGAAGCTGATTACACTGCAACGCCCGCCTATGGTTTATCCGCGCCAAACAAGCGATCGCGCTGGTATCGAGGCCTTTTTGCAGGAATTAGCCACCTCTAAACAAAGCGATCAGTCACCGCCCCCAAACTACTAG
- the ilvD gene encoding dihydroxy-acid dehydratase, with product MAENWRSRIITEGVQRTPNRAMLRAVGFGDDDFNKPIVGVASAHSTITPCNMGIAALASRAEAGIRAAGGMPQLFGTITVSDGISMGTEGMKYSLVSRDVIADSIETACNAQSMDGVLAIGGCDKNMPGAMIAMARMNIPAIFVYGGTIKPGHWQGQDLTVVSAFEAVGQFSAGKMDEATLHAIEHHACPGAGSCGGMFTANTMSSAFEAMGMSLMYSSTMTAEDAEKADNTELAGKVLVEAIRKNIRPRDIITRKSIENALSVIMAIGGSTNAVLHFLAIAHSAEVPLTIDDFETIRQRVPVLCDLKPSGKYVTADLHRAGGIPQVMKMLLNAGLLHGDCLTITGETIAERLRDVPNTPDPNQEVIRPFDKPLYATGHLTILKGNLASEGAVAKISGVKNPQITGPARVFDSEEACLDAILAGKINPGDVIVIRYEGPVGGPGMREMLAPTSAIIGAGLGDSVGLITDGRFSGGTYGMVVGHVAPEAAVGGTIALVEEGDSITIDAHQRLLQLNVSEEELAARRAKWQPPAPRYTRGVLAKYAKLVSSSSLGAVTDRFV from the coding sequence ATGGCAGAAAACTGGCGCAGTCGCATCATTACAGAAGGCGTTCAACGCACCCCCAACCGAGCCATGCTGCGAGCCGTGGGCTTTGGCGATGACGATTTCAACAAGCCGATTGTTGGGGTGGCCAGTGCCCACAGTACGATTACCCCTTGCAATATGGGGATTGCCGCCCTTGCCAGTCGCGCCGAAGCAGGCATTCGCGCAGCGGGGGGGATGCCGCAGTTGTTTGGCACAATTACGGTCAGCGATGGTATTTCCATGGGCACGGAGGGGATGAAATACTCCTTGGTCTCGCGGGATGTGATTGCTGATTCAATTGAAACCGCCTGTAATGCCCAAAGTATGGATGGGGTGCTGGCGATCGGTGGCTGCGACAAAAATATGCCCGGCGCGATGATTGCCATGGCACGGATGAACATTCCCGCCATTTTTGTCTATGGGGGCACGATTAAGCCCGGTCATTGGCAGGGTCAAGACCTGACGGTTGTTAGCGCCTTTGAAGCCGTGGGTCAGTTTAGTGCCGGCAAAATGGATGAGGCGACGCTCCATGCGATTGAACACCATGCCTGTCCGGGGGCGGGTTCCTGCGGCGGGATGTTCACGGCCAACACAATGTCCTCAGCCTTTGAAGCCATGGGCATGAGCCTGATGTACTCCTCAACAATGACAGCGGAGGATGCTGAAAAAGCCGACAATACAGAGTTAGCGGGCAAGGTGCTGGTGGAGGCGATTCGTAAGAATATTCGACCCCGCGATATTATCACCCGCAAATCCATTGAAAATGCCCTCAGTGTGATTATGGCGATCGGTGGCTCGACAAATGCCGTGCTGCACTTTCTGGCGATCGCCCACAGTGCCGAGGTTCCCCTCACCATTGATGACTTTGAAACCATTCGCCAGCGGGTGCCCGTTCTCTGCGATCTCAAGCCCTCGGGTAAATACGTGACTGCGGATCTACATCGGGCAGGGGGCATTCCCCAAGTAATGAAAATGCTCCTCAATGCTGGCTTGCTCCACGGGGATTGCCTCACGATTACGGGGGAAACCATTGCCGAGCGGCTGCGGGATGTGCCCAATACCCCCGACCCCAACCAAGAGGTGATTCGTCCGTTTGACAAGCCTCTCTACGCCACTGGCCACCTGACCATTCTCAAGGGTAATTTAGCCAGTGAGGGGGCTGTGGCCAAAATCTCCGGCGTGAAAAATCCCCAAATTACTGGGCCGGCCCGCGTCTTTGACTCCGAGGAAGCCTGTCTTGATGCCATTCTTGCCGGCAAGATCAACCCCGGCGATGTCATTGTCATTCGCTATGAAGGCCCTGTGGGTGGTCCGGGGATGCGAGAAATGCTGGCTCCCACCTCTGCCATTATTGGTGCCGGTTTAGGGGATAGTGTCGGCCTCATTACCGATGGTCGCTTCTCTGGTGGAACCTATGGCATGGTTGTGGGTCACGTGGCTCCGGAGGCGGCAGTGGGTGGGACGATCGCCCTTGTGGAGGAGGGAGACTCGATCACCATTGATGCCCATCAGCGGCTGCTGCAACTGAATGTCAGTGAGGAAGAACTGGCAGCGCGGCGGGCTAAATGGCAGCCCCCGGCACCTCGCTATACCCGTGGGGTATTGGCCAAGTATGCTAAGCTAGTGTCTTCTAGTAGTTTGGGGGCGGTGACTGATCGCTTTGTTTAG
- a CDS encoding stage II sporulation protein M: MNVERWLIRQEPQWLELEHLLNRAETEGIQALSATEIRRLSQLYRLVSADLARAKTRRLGSSIVNYLQGLTLRSYSQVYQGERSQDWRQVWWFFQRGFPAVVQQTWVYTAFALGVFLVAAAIAWWYAWSDRQFLELVVPSDILSLVEEEGKLWMGSIVGVEPLASSAIMTNNLSVAFTMLAGGILGGLGTLYILWNNGLHIGAIAALVAQNNLGYPFWAFVSSHGALELPAIFLAGAAGLLLGQAILLPGRYRRLSALKRNGALAAQLMFGIVPLLVIAGIIEGFWSPNPLIPNSVKYLSGLGLFAALGFYLAWPLERSPTGEGK, encoded by the coding sequence ATGAATGTTGAACGCTGGCTGATCCGCCAAGAGCCGCAGTGGCTAGAGCTAGAACACCTCCTCAACCGTGCTGAGACAGAGGGGATTCAAGCGCTATCGGCAACGGAGATTCGCCGCCTCAGTCAGTTGTACCGCTTGGTTAGTGCAGATTTAGCGCGGGCAAAAACTCGCCGCTTGGGCAGTAGCATCGTCAACTATTTGCAGGGTCTCACCTTGCGGAGTTATAGCCAAGTCTATCAGGGTGAGCGCTCCCAAGATTGGCGCCAAGTTTGGTGGTTTTTCCAGCGGGGCTTCCCAGCGGTTGTCCAGCAAACATGGGTCTATACGGCCTTTGCCTTGGGGGTATTTCTGGTGGCGGCGGCGATCGCTTGGTGGTATGCGTGGAGCGATCGCCAATTTTTGGAGCTGGTGGTGCCCTCAGACATTCTGTCCCTCGTGGAAGAGGAGGGCAAGCTCTGGATGGGATCGATCGTCGGGGTTGAACCCCTAGCCTCCAGTGCCATTATGACCAATAACCTGAGTGTGGCTTTTACAATGCTAGCGGGCGGCATCCTAGGGGGACTAGGAACCCTCTATATCCTCTGGAATAACGGTCTGCATATCGGGGCGATCGCTGCCTTGGTGGCGCAAAACAACCTAGGGTATCCCTTTTGGGCGTTTGTCAGTTCCCATGGTGCTTTGGAGCTGCCTGCAATTTTTCTGGCCGGCGCTGCGGGTCTGTTGTTGGGGCAAGCGATTCTCTTGCCGGGGCGTTACCGTCGCCTGAGCGCACTCAAACGCAATGGCGCTTTGGCAGCACAACTGATGTTTGGCATTGTTCCCCTCTTGGTGATTGCGGGCATTATCGAGGGCTTCTGGTCGCCCAATCCCCTGATTCCCAACAGTGTGAAATATTTGTCTGGCCTAGGGTTGTTTGCGGCTTTAGGCTTTTATTTGGCTTGGCCGCTAGAGCGATCGCCCACGGGTGAGGGAAAATAG
- the mtnA gene encoding S-methyl-5-thioribose-1-phosphate isomerase produces the protein MAVTANVGTIFPVVWAGDRVQLIDQTRLPEQYELKDITTAAEMATAIRTMIVRGAPAIGVAAAFGMVLGAREYTGSDREGFLAHLENVASELRQTRPTAVNLFWAIDRMLGAAQQATASLEELQQHLLETAQTIAREDVQTCQAIGENGLSVLPKTPEKLRLLTHCNAGALATAGYGTALGVVRAAWAAGRLERVYADETRPRLQGAKLTAWECVQEGIPVTLLADTMAAHCMQRGMIDAVVVGADRIALNGDTANKIGTYSVALAAKAHNIPFFVAAPLSTIDTKIATGAEIPIEERHPQEIYQVGFSRITPAGVDFYNPAFDVTPAHLISGIITELGVFAPADLARGIGAAAG, from the coding sequence GTGGCTGTCACAGCAAATGTCGGAACCATCTTTCCTGTGGTGTGGGCGGGCGATCGCGTGCAGTTAATTGACCAAACCCGCTTGCCAGAACAGTATGAACTCAAGGACATCACCACCGCAGCGGAGATGGCCACCGCCATTCGGACGATGATTGTACGGGGTGCGCCAGCGATTGGTGTGGCAGCAGCTTTTGGTATGGTCTTAGGGGCACGGGAATACACAGGGAGCGATCGCGAGGGCTTCTTGGCTCACCTAGAGAATGTCGCTTCCGAATTGCGGCAAACCCGCCCCACGGCAGTGAATTTATTTTGGGCCATCGATCGCATGCTTGGGGCAGCCCAGCAAGCCACAGCTAGCCTTGAGGAACTCCAGCAGCACCTTCTTGAAACCGCCCAAACCATTGCCCGTGAAGATGTGCAAACCTGTCAAGCCATTGGTGAAAACGGCCTTAGTGTCCTGCCGAAAACACCCGAGAAGTTGCGCTTGCTTACCCACTGCAATGCCGGTGCCCTAGCGACAGCAGGCTATGGAACAGCGTTAGGGGTGGTGCGTGCGGCTTGGGCGGCGGGTCGCTTGGAGCGAGTCTATGCCGATGAAACTCGTCCTCGTCTTCAGGGAGCGAAATTAACCGCTTGGGAATGTGTGCAAGAGGGCATTCCTGTCACCCTGCTGGCGGATACGATGGCGGCGCACTGTATGCAGCGGGGGATGATTGATGCGGTGGTGGTGGGTGCCGATCGCATTGCCCTGAATGGAGATACCGCCAACAAAATTGGTACCTATAGTGTGGCTCTTGCCGCCAAAGCCCACAACATTCCCTTCTTTGTCGCCGCCCCCCTTTCTACAATTGACACCAAAATTGCCACTGGGGCGGAAATTCCCATTGAGGAGCGACACCCTCAAGAAATTTATCAGGTGGGGTTTAGCCGCATTACACCCGCTGGGGTAGATTTTTACAACCCTGCCTTTGATGTCACCCCTGCCCATTTAATTAGCGGCATTATCACAGAGCTAGGGGTTTTTGCTCCCGCTGACCTTGCACGGGGTATTGGTGCAGCAGCAGGTTAA
- a CDS encoding asparaginase — protein MSKRTQAPLLDVCLLREGIVESRHHAHAVVCDARGRILALAGNAETAAFIRSALKPFQALAVTTTGTMERFDLSDRDLAIICSSHQGRIEQVRQVFNILWRADVDPTALQCPVPPGRQGALQHNCSGKHAGMLAVCQQRNWPLASYLHKNHPVQALILSKVAELLKMPAAEFICAHDDCGAPTYLMQLVQMATLYGQLASGNDWAMERVVRAMTHHPDFVAGPGAFDSELMRLTEGEILSKSGAEGIQCVGRVGEGMGLAIKVSDGAKRAKYAVAIQLLKQLGWITPSVAEALGEQFLIPNQFTRLEVNGELTFA, from the coding sequence ATGTCCAAACGCACCCAAGCCCCTCTCCTCGATGTTTGCTTACTGCGGGAAGGGATTGTTGAGTCGCGCCACCATGCCCATGCCGTGGTCTGTGACGCCCGGGGGCGAATTCTTGCCCTTGCAGGAAACGCTGAAACCGCTGCTTTTATCCGCTCTGCCCTCAAGCCCTTTCAAGCCTTGGCAGTGACCACCACGGGAACGATGGAGCGGTTTGACTTGAGCGATCGCGACCTCGCGATTATCTGTAGCTCTCACCAAGGTCGTATTGAGCAAGTGCGCCAAGTCTTTAACATCCTCTGGCGTGCCGATGTGGATCCCACCGCCTTGCAATGTCCCGTTCCCCCCGGCCGCCAAGGGGCACTGCAGCACAACTGTTCGGGTAAACATGCGGGGATGCTAGCGGTTTGTCAACAGCGTAATTGGCCATTGGCAAGTTATCTGCACAAAAATCACCCCGTTCAGGCTCTGATCCTCTCCAAGGTGGCGGAACTACTGAAGATGCCCGCCGCAGAATTTATCTGTGCCCACGACGACTGTGGGGCGCCCACGTATTTGATGCAACTGGTGCAGATGGCTACCCTTTACGGCCAACTGGCCTCGGGCAATGACTGGGCAATGGAGCGCGTCGTTCGTGCCATGACCCACCACCCTGATTTTGTTGCCGGTCCCGGTGCCTTTGATAGCGAGCTGATGCGCCTCACGGAGGGGGAAATCCTCAGTAAGTCCGGAGCTGAGGGGATTCAGTGTGTGGGTCGTGTGGGCGAAGGGATGGGATTGGCGATTAAGGTGAGTGATGGTGCGAAGCGTGCTAAGTATGCCGTTGCCATTCAACTGTTGAAGCAACTGGGCTGGATTACTCCCAGTGTGGCGGAAGCCTTGGGGGAGCAGTTTCTGATTCCCAACCAATTTACCCGTCTCGAGGTGAATGGTGAACTGACCTTTGCCTAG
- a CDS encoding CGLD27 family protein, with translation MSQILCPVPADQRPINEYRDLKASWFFEWSSWPRPRFQRRLLLLWGMAWLVSGPVAIASFSLKEAPLHVFFAGALGANFLLLLILLRLVLGWAYVGDRLHRPTVIYEETGWYDGQEWQKPEAELAQDRLIYTYELRPILQRLQVTLLALVIFSLGLTLAWALL, from the coding sequence GTGTCTCAGATTCTCTGTCCTGTCCCGGCAGATCAACGACCGATCAACGAATATCGTGACCTCAAAGCCTCTTGGTTTTTTGAATGGTCGAGTTGGCCGCGGCCACGCTTTCAACGGCGTTTGCTACTGCTGTGGGGGATGGCTTGGCTAGTCAGTGGACCGGTGGCGATCGCCAGCTTTTCTCTGAAAGAGGCACCCCTACATGTTTTCTTCGCTGGGGCGCTAGGAGCAAACTTCCTGCTGTTGCTGATTCTTTTGCGCCTTGTACTCGGTTGGGCCTACGTGGGCGATCGCCTGCACCGTCCCACCGTCATTTATGAGGAAACAGGCTGGTACGACGGTCAGGAGTGGCAAAAACCCGAAGCTGAATTGGCTCAAGATCGCCTGATCTATACCTACGAGTTGCGCCCGATTTTACAACGGTTACAGGTAACCCTTTTGGCGCTCGTGATCTTTTCTTTGGGACTGACCCTTGCTTGGGCACTCCTGTAG
- a CDS encoding precorrin-8X methylmutase, protein MEWHQSDVAQLRVIDQLLAGHNLSPAQYDITRRVIYATGDLEYLNLIVYSEQALQSGVAALAAHTPIVVDVTMVQVGVLSYTQNTFGNPIYCGAETFTRPQQEKSRIAFGIETLARRHPTAIFVLSSDHSALEPLLTLVEAQEIRPALIIDAAPNFLPPILDRLQKSWVPHISIKGCKGGVSVATAIMNGLLKLAWTAYGDPLP, encoded by the coding sequence ATGGAATGGCACCAGTCTGACGTTGCACAACTACGGGTTATTGACCAGTTGCTGGCCGGGCACAACCTGAGTCCAGCACAGTACGATATTACGCGCCGTGTGATTTATGCGACGGGGGATTTAGAATATCTGAATTTGATTGTCTATTCAGAGCAGGCCCTGCAATCCGGTGTGGCTGCCCTTGCCGCTCATACCCCGATTGTGGTGGATGTGACGATGGTGCAGGTGGGGGTGCTCTCCTACACCCAAAACACCTTTGGCAATCCCATTTACTGTGGGGCAGAAACCTTCACCCGTCCGCAGCAGGAAAAGTCCCGCATTGCTTTTGGCATAGAAACCTTGGCACGACGCCATCCCACGGCTATTTTTGTCCTCAGTAGTGATCATTCAGCCCTAGAACCTCTCCTGACTTTAGTGGAGGCTCAGGAAATTCGCCCTGCCTTAATTATTGACGCTGCCCCCAATTTTCTCCCCCCCATTTTGGATCGCCTGCAAAAGTCTTGGGTGCCCCACATCTCCATTAAGGGTTGCAAGGGGGGCGTGAGCGTTGCCACAGCAATTATGAACGGTTTACTCAAGTTGGCTTGGACGGCCTATGGTGACCCCCTTCCCTGA
- the rimM gene encoding ribosome maturation factor RimM (Essential for efficient processing of 16S rRNA), translating into MVTPFPETSEWLCIGQIVGAHGLRGEVKVKPFSDFPERFTVAGSRWLRSPRQLQPYAVTLVRGRFLPRVEQFVVTFAEVSDRTAAEALKGAEILVPASDRPPLAANEYHLMDLIGLAVYHHGERVGEVVGLVNAGNDLLEVQLLDPAQEARRSVYIPFVPAIVPLVDLAARRIEIDPPLGLLP; encoded by the coding sequence ATGGTGACCCCCTTCCCTGAGACAAGTGAATGGCTCTGTATCGGCCAAATTGTCGGTGCCCACGGCCTGCGGGGGGAGGTGAAGGTCAAGCCCTTTAGTGATTTTCCCGAACGCTTTACCGTAGCGGGTTCTCGTTGGTTGCGATCGCCCCGGCAGCTCCAACCCTATGCGGTTACCCTTGTGCGCGGGCGATTTTTACCCCGTGTCGAACAGTTTGTGGTTACCTTTGCCGAAGTCAGCGATCGCACCGCAGCGGAGGCACTCAAGGGGGCAGAAATTTTAGTCCCCGCTAGCGATCGCCCACCCCTTGCTGCAAATGAATACCACCTCATGGACTTGATTGGACTCGCCGTGTATCACCACGGTGAGCGAGTTGGCGAAGTGGTGGGCTTGGTCAATGCCGGCAATGACCTACTAGAAGTGCAGTTACTCGACCCAGCGCAAGAAGCCCGCCGATCAGTGTATATTCCTTTTGTGCCAGCCATCGTGCCGCTGGTTGATCTAGCAGCCCGCAGAATTGAAATTGATCCCCCCTTGGGGCTGTTGCCCTGA
- the infB gene encoding translation initiation factor IF-2 translates to MSIGKVRIYDLSKELNLDNRDLLAICEQLGIAYKSHSSTISDADADRIREAAKTYQPHSASPRKVSKTPPPVKKAAAPPKTQQIVAVHTQPRSETPEAPKPQLQQPPARPQAPQPPARPTPPAPVATKPVEPVAPKPPTPPAKPEPTPPRPAPTLVPPPARPTKKAEKVAAAPPPRKELKEPPKKEKVAIAPAKPSSQDRIEIVQRAVPPAPVKPPEMAPKPALPELQPPPKPVAPVLRAPNPPKPVTETVEVLDDKSVSKVIKDRHRHKDFDDEENKRKSSRVVKLREEVIDEEEELELTSRLVGVHQVTVDVSQSLQRPPKPKAPRPARPVTPAAKTEKSSEKKQPRHRDRRHEEPAEAPPPDHITIEGPMSVQELASLVRRPEAEIIKILFFKGIAATINQTLEVETIELVAKELGITVETAQQKAEATKVTEMLESSDLDHLQRRPPVVTIMGHVDHGKTSLLDAIRNAKVAQGEAGGITQHIGAYHVDVEHNGEKHQVVFLDTPGHEAFTAMRARGARVTDIAVLVVAADDGVQPQTIEAISHAKAAKVPIIVAINKIDKESAQPERVKQELTEYGLVPEEWGGDTIMVPVSALQQQNLDTLLEMILLVAEVEDLYANPDRPAKGTVIEAHLDRARGPVATLLVQNGTLRVGDILVAGACFGRVRAMIDDRGQRVEAATPSFAVEVLGLADVPAAGDEFEVLSDEKAARALAQERAAAQRQSRLAQAAAARRVSLTSLSSQAREGELKELNLILKADVQGSVEAILAALNQLPQDQVQLRVLLAAPGEITETDVDLAAASSAVIIGFNTTLASGARQAAEQHNVDVREYNIIYKLLDDIQGAMEGMLEPELVEEELGQAEVRAIFPLSKGAVAGCYVLNGKLVRNCKVRVLRQQSVIHTGILSSLKRMKDDVREVAAGYECGVRLDDFQQWQEGDIIYAFQTVTKRRSLGSGSDRN, encoded by the coding sequence ATGAGCATTGGTAAAGTTCGCATTTATGACCTATCAAAAGAACTCAACCTAGATAATCGAGATTTATTGGCGATCTGTGAACAGTTGGGAATTGCCTATAAAAGTCACAGCAGCACAATTTCCGATGCCGATGCCGATCGCATTCGCGAAGCTGCCAAAACCTATCAACCCCATAGTGCCTCTCCCCGTAAAGTTTCAAAAACACCTCCTCCTGTGAAGAAAGCCGCAGCCCCTCCAAAAACGCAGCAAATTGTTGCTGTCCACACTCAACCCCGCTCTGAGACACCAGAAGCGCCCAAGCCTCAATTACAACAACCTCCCGCTCGTCCCCAAGCACCGCAGCCCCCTGCGCGACCCACACCCCCTGCGCCGGTTGCCACCAAGCCAGTGGAACCTGTGGCGCCCAAACCCCCTACACCTCCCGCAAAACCCGAACCGACACCACCGCGTCCAGCGCCTACTTTAGTCCCCCCGCCCGCCCGCCCCACCAAGAAAGCGGAAAAAGTCGCTGCGGCTCCCCCGCCCCGCAAAGAGCTAAAGGAACCCCCCAAAAAAGAAAAGGTGGCGATCGCTCCTGCGAAACCCAGCAGTCAAGATCGCATTGAAATTGTCCAGCGGGCAGTTCCCCCGGCACCCGTCAAGCCCCCGGAAATGGCGCCCAAGCCAGCTTTACCAGAGCTACAACCGCCACCCAAACCCGTTGCGCCAGTCCTGCGGGCACCAAATCCACCCAAGCCCGTCACCGAAACCGTTGAGGTACTCGATGACAAGTCCGTTAGCAAAGTCATCAAAGACCGCCACCGTCACAAAGACTTTGATGATGAGGAGAACAAACGGAAATCCTCCCGCGTCGTCAAGTTGCGTGAAGAAGTCATCGACGAAGAGGAAGAACTAGAACTCACCAGCCGTTTGGTCGGGGTACACCAAGTAACCGTTGATGTCAGCCAATCGCTGCAACGGCCACCCAAGCCCAAGGCGCCTCGTCCTGCCCGCCCCGTTACACCAGCGGCGAAAACCGAAAAAAGCAGCGAGAAAAAACAACCCCGGCATCGCGATCGCCGTCACGAAGAGCCAGCCGAAGCACCACCGCCCGATCACATTACGATTGAAGGCCCGATGTCAGTGCAGGAGTTGGCCAGTTTAGTGCGTCGCCCCGAAGCGGAAATCATTAAAATTCTCTTCTTTAAGGGAATTGCCGCCACCATCAACCAAACCCTTGAGGTGGAAACAATTGAACTCGTGGCCAAGGAATTGGGGATTACGGTGGAAACGGCACAGCAGAAAGCCGAGGCCACAAAAGTCACCGAAATGCTGGAGTCGAGCGACCTCGATCACCTGCAACGGCGTCCACCCGTAGTCACGATTATGGGTCACGTGGATCATGGCAAAACCAGCCTTCTCGATGCCATTCGCAATGCCAAAGTGGCCCAAGGGGAAGCAGGCGGCATCACCCAACACATTGGCGCCTACCACGTGGATGTCGAACACAACGGCGAAAAACATCAGGTCGTCTTTCTCGATACCCCCGGTCACGAAGCCTTTACCGCCATGCGGGCACGGGGGGCACGGGTCACCGATATTGCTGTTCTCGTGGTTGCTGCCGATGATGGGGTGCAACCTCAAACCATTGAAGCCATTAGCCACGCCAAAGCAGCTAAAGTGCCGATCATTGTCGCCATTAACAAAATTGACAAAGAGTCTGCCCAACCGGAGCGGGTCAAGCAGGAACTCACCGAATACGGCTTGGTGCCCGAAGAGTGGGGGGGCGACACGATTATGGTTCCCGTCAGTGCCCTGCAACAGCAAAATCTCGATACGCTCCTAGAAATGATCCTGCTGGTGGCTGAGGTGGAGGATCTCTACGCCAATCCCGATCGCCCTGCCAAAGGCACCGTCATTGAAGCCCACTTGGATCGGGCACGGGGACCTGTGGCCACATTGCTGGTACAAAACGGTACTCTGCGGGTCGGCGATATTCTGGTGGCAGGTGCCTGTTTTGGTCGGGTTCGCGCCATGATTGACGATCGCGGGCAGCGTGTCGAGGCAGCAACCCCCTCCTTTGCTGTCGAAGTCTTGGGTCTGGCGGATGTCCCTGCTGCCGGGGATGAATTTGAAGTCCTCAGCGATGAAAAAGCCGCCCGTGCCCTTGCGCAGGAGCGAGCCGCCGCTCAACGCCAATCCCGCCTTGCCCAAGCCGCAGCCGCCCGGCGGGTCTCCCTTACCTCGTTGTCCAGTCAAGCCCGCGAAGGGGAACTCAAGGAACTCAATCTCATTCTCAAAGCCGACGTTCAAGGTTCCGTCGAGGCGATTTTGGCGGCCCTCAACCAACTGCCCCAAGATCAAGTACAGTTGCGAGTCTTGTTGGCTGCCCCCGGCGAAATTACTGAAACCGATGTTGACCTTGCCGCCGCCAGTAGTGCCGTCATCATTGGCTTTAATACGACCCTTGCCTCAGGGGCACGCCAAGCGGCTGAGCAGCACAATGTTGATGTCCGCGAATACAACATCATCTATAAGCTCCTCGATGATATTCAAGGGGCAATGGAGGGGATGCTGGAACCCGAACTGGTCGAGGAAGAACTGGGTCAAGCCGAAGTGCGAGCTATCTTCCCCCTCAGCAAAGGAGCTGTGGCCGGTTGTTATGTCCTCAATGGCAAGCTCGTGCGCAACTGCAAAGTACGGGTGCTGCGCCAGCAAAGCGTCATTCACACAGGCATCTTGAGTTCGCTAAAACGCATGAAGGACGATGTCCGCGAAGTTGCGGCGGGCTACGAATGTGGTGTGCGCTTGGATGATTTTCAACAATGGCAGGAAGGAGATATTATTTACGCCTTCCAAACAGTAACAAAACGTCGTAGTCTTGGCAGCGGTAGCGATAGAAACTAA